A region of Pyxidicoccus parkwaysis DNA encodes the following proteins:
- a CDS encoding cysteine desulfurase family protein — MSPAERPLYLDHNATTPVDPEVVDAMLPYLREEFGNPSSGHPYGKRARAALEDARAKVAALIGAKAGDILFTSGGTEANNLAIRGTTEARAERRHVLTSVIEHPATKLPCDTLEWRGWRVTWLPVDADGRVRMEDAARALDAAGADTALVTLMHANNETGVLQPVAEIAAHAHRHGATVHTDAAQSVGKVPVDVDALGVDLLTLVGHKLRAPKGVGALYVRAGTPLRPFVLGGGQERGLRPGTENVPYAVALGTACELARVRLARGTSALVALRERLWERLRAEVPGLALNGHSTERLPNTLNVRFPGVRGSDVLAAAPEVAASTGSACHEGGESASPVLRAMGLPEAEALGAVRLSLGPDTTSEQVDRAAAVLAAAWRRVAGR; from the coding sequence TGCCGTACCTGCGCGAGGAGTTCGGCAACCCCTCCAGCGGACACCCGTACGGGAAGCGGGCCCGCGCCGCGCTGGAGGATGCACGCGCGAAGGTGGCGGCCCTCATCGGCGCGAAGGCCGGTGACATCCTCTTCACCTCCGGCGGCACCGAGGCCAACAACCTCGCCATCCGGGGCACCACCGAGGCTCGCGCGGAGCGGCGCCATGTCCTCACCTCCGTGATTGAACATCCCGCCACGAAGCTGCCCTGCGACACGCTGGAGTGGCGCGGCTGGCGCGTGACGTGGTTGCCCGTGGACGCGGACGGGCGCGTGCGCATGGAGGACGCGGCGCGCGCCCTGGACGCGGCGGGCGCGGACACCGCGCTGGTGACGCTGATGCACGCCAACAACGAGACGGGTGTCCTCCAGCCCGTGGCGGAAATCGCCGCGCATGCGCACAGGCACGGCGCCACCGTGCACACGGATGCGGCGCAGTCGGTGGGCAAGGTGCCGGTGGATGTGGACGCGCTCGGCGTGGACCTGCTCACGCTGGTGGGCCACAAGCTGCGCGCGCCCAAGGGCGTGGGTGCGCTGTACGTGCGCGCGGGTACGCCGCTGCGGCCCTTCGTGCTCGGCGGTGGCCAGGAGCGGGGCCTGCGGCCAGGGACGGAGAACGTGCCCTATGCCGTGGCCCTGGGCACCGCGTGTGAGTTGGCTCGCGTCCGTCTGGCTCGGGGCACCTCGGCGCTGGTGGCCCTGCGCGAGCGGCTGTGGGAGCGGCTGCGCGCGGAGGTGCCGGGGCTGGCCTTGAATGGCCACTCCACGGAGCGGCTGCCCAACACCCTCAACGTGCGCTTCCCGGGCGTGCGGGGGAGCGACGTGCTGGCGGCGGCGCCGGAGGTGGCGGCGTCCACCGGCTCGGCGTGTCACGAGGGCGGTGAGTCCGCCTCCCCCGTGCTGCGCGCCATGGGGCTCCCCGAGGCCGAGGCCCTGGGCGCGGTCCGTCTGTCGCTGGGGCCCGACACCACGAGCGAGCAGGTGGACCGGGCGGCGGCCGTGCTGGCGGCCGCCTGGCGCAGGGTGGCCGGACGCTGA
- a CDS encoding ABC transporter permease — MSFRVDVWEGGRIALFSLRSNRMRTVLTTVGIGVGVCTLLAIVGIIQGINKSFDDQLSQIGANTLQISKFPWTMGGNWWEYRNRKDLTADLVGPIVAASPHVVAAAPIYFDRVEGRFLDRKINSVMLVGTTADYSTVSSFVVDSGRFLTDADVDARTPVAVIGAELVRTLFPGLNPLGHRILLGDKPYRVVGTLEPKGTILGENQDLVVMLPYRTFLSHFGKNHPPNIAVSVDSADHVLDVQDALTPVLRRERNTPPEDPDDFAINRPEQLANMYKQLTGALYGAATGVGLITLLVGGIGIMNIMLVSVRERTREIGVRRALGARKRTIILQFLMEASSVSALGGTIGTLAGLGLAYTISMITPLAAAVQPLTVAFGVGFAAMVGLLFGIWPAARAANLDPVEALRHE, encoded by the coding sequence GTGAGCTTCCGGGTCGATGTGTGGGAGGGCGGGCGAATCGCCCTGTTCTCGCTCCGTTCCAACCGCATGCGGACGGTGCTGACGACGGTGGGCATCGGCGTGGGCGTGTGCACGCTGCTGGCCATCGTCGGCATCATCCAGGGCATCAACAAGTCCTTCGACGACCAGCTCTCGCAGATTGGCGCCAACACGCTGCAAATCTCCAAGTTCCCCTGGACCATGGGCGGGAACTGGTGGGAGTACCGCAACCGCAAGGACCTCACCGCGGACCTGGTGGGCCCCATCGTCGCCGCGTCTCCGCACGTGGTGGCCGCCGCGCCCATCTACTTCGACCGCGTCGAGGGCCGCTTCCTGGACCGGAAGATCAACTCGGTGATGCTGGTGGGAACCACGGCGGACTACTCCACCGTGTCCTCTTTCGTCGTGGACAGCGGGCGCTTCCTCACCGACGCGGACGTGGACGCGCGCACGCCCGTGGCCGTCATCGGCGCGGAGCTGGTGCGCACGCTCTTCCCCGGCCTCAACCCGCTCGGCCACCGCATCCTCCTGGGGGACAAGCCCTACCGCGTGGTGGGGACGCTGGAGCCCAAGGGCACCATCCTCGGGGAGAACCAGGACCTCGTCGTGATGCTGCCGTACCGCACCTTCCTGTCGCACTTCGGGAAGAATCACCCGCCCAACATCGCGGTGTCGGTGGACTCGGCGGACCACGTGCTCGACGTGCAGGACGCGCTCACCCCCGTGCTGCGCCGCGAGCGCAACACGCCGCCCGAAGACCCGGACGACTTCGCCATCAACCGGCCCGAGCAGCTCGCCAACATGTACAAGCAGCTCACCGGCGCGCTCTACGGCGCGGCCACGGGCGTGGGGCTCATCACGCTGCTGGTGGGCGGCATCGGCATCATGAACATCATGCTGGTGTCCGTGCGCGAGCGGACGCGTGAGATAGGCGTGCGCCGCGCGCTGGGGGCGAGGAAGCGGACCATCATCCTCCAGTTCCTGATGGAGGCCTCGAGCGTGTCCGCGCTGGGCGGCACCATTGGCACGCTGGCGGGACTGGGGCTGGCGTACACGATTTCGATGATTACGCCGCTGGCGGCGGCGGTGCAGCCGCTGACGGTGGCGTTTGGCGTGGGCTTCGCAGCCATGGTGGGGCTGCTGTTCGGCATCTGGCCGGCGGCGCGAGCGGCGAACCTGGACCCGGTGGAAGCGCTCCGCCACGAGTGA